The following coding sequences lie in one Aquabacterium olei genomic window:
- a CDS encoding disulfide bond formation protein B has translation MALIALPSRPLLAGLGAACALSVGFALYAQHQWGMEPCPWCILQRILFVAVAVLSLVGAALPAGWPRRAPALGGVLLSASGMAAALWQHFVAARTNSCALTLADKIISGLGLDTRWPEVFEVRASCADAAVNLIGVPFEFWSLALFAIAGLVLLTVAVTPARRA, from the coding sequence ATGGCGCTGATCGCTCTGCCCTCCCGCCCCCTGCTGGCCGGCCTGGGCGCCGCGTGCGCGTTGTCCGTCGGATTTGCCCTCTACGCGCAGCACCAGTGGGGCATGGAGCCCTGCCCCTGGTGCATCCTGCAGCGCATCCTGTTCGTCGCGGTGGCGGTGTTGAGCCTGGTCGGCGCAGCGCTCCCGGCCGGCTGGCCACGCCGTGCGCCGGCGCTGGGGGGCGTGCTGCTGTCCGCATCCGGCATGGCGGCCGCACTGTGGCAACACTTCGTCGCCGCCCGCACCAACTCGTGCGCCCTCACCCTGGCCGACAAAATCATCAGCGGGCTGGGCCTCGACACCCGCTGGCCCGAGGTCTTCGAAGTGCGCGCATCGTGTGCCGACGCCGCGGTGAACCTGATTGGCGTGCCCTTCGAGTTCTGGAGCCTGGCGCTGTTCGCCATCGCCGGTCTGGTGCTGCTGACGGTGGCCGTCACGCCTGCACGCCGTGCTTGA
- a CDS encoding chorismate-binding protein — protein MLDQDPAFPTALVDFPLPDGPGRARWRFDRPTQWLVAHDPSQVASLLDAAHALAQAGQWCVGWVAYEAAPGLNPHLPVKALPPGQPYAIWAVFDKAEAWDGSPLAAPEPPWSASEWAAELDEAAVLGRVETIRELIRAGEVYQINLTARLRSPFEGGSEGMWPYFRALQRSQPEGYTLMLDARAACRAPGAVLSVSPELFFDWDGETLVTRPMKGTAARQPEAQADARAADNLRSSDKERAENLMIVDLLRNDLSRVAEVGSVRVPSLFDLHALPTVWQMTSTVTARSRAGLRLSEAFAALFPCGSVTGAPKRQAMHHIARLERSARGVYCGAVGLMQPGGRVTFNVPIRTVCLHTPPPPAPWRAECGIGSGITLDATGPGEVLEWQAKRGFLYRAAQPFQLIESLRLEDGRLCRVDRHLARLAGSATHFGWPALTPAQRHDLDHALRQIALAHPTGVHKVRLLLGPDGRFSVEAAALSGPGTPGVEPASVRVALARTPMPPADDFIRHKTTRRQAYAGFVPPPGCFDTLLHNEAGLLTEFTIGNLALKLGGTWCTPPLEAGLLPGVMRAAALASGELQEHPLHRTDLLKAGDAALLNSVRGWVPVDLTDLQQQARLAGWAAPA, from the coding sequence GTGCTTGATCAGGATCCTGCCTTCCCCACCGCGCTCGTCGATTTCCCCCTGCCCGACGGCCCGGGCCGTGCGCGCTGGCGCTTCGACCGCCCGACACAATGGCTGGTGGCCCATGACCCCAGCCAGGTCGCCAGCCTGCTGGACGCGGCGCACGCGCTCGCCCAGGCCGGGCAATGGTGCGTGGGTTGGGTGGCCTACGAGGCCGCACCCGGCCTGAACCCGCACCTGCCGGTCAAGGCCCTGCCCCCCGGGCAACCCTACGCCATCTGGGCCGTCTTCGACAAAGCCGAAGCCTGGGATGGCAGCCCGCTGGCCGCACCCGAGCCCCCCTGGTCTGCCAGCGAATGGGCCGCCGAACTGGACGAAGCCGCCGTACTGGGCCGCGTCGAAACCATTCGCGAGTTGATCCGCGCGGGCGAGGTCTACCAGATCAACCTCACCGCCCGCCTGCGCAGCCCCTTTGAAGGCGGCTCCGAAGGCATGTGGCCGTACTTTCGCGCGCTGCAGCGCAGCCAGCCCGAGGGCTACACGCTGATGCTGGACGCGCGGGCGGCCTGCCGTGCGCCGGGCGCCGTGCTGAGCGTCTCGCCCGAATTGTTCTTCGACTGGGACGGCGAGACCCTGGTGACCCGGCCGATGAAGGGCACGGCCGCGCGGCAGCCCGAGGCGCAGGCCGATGCACGCGCCGCCGACAACCTGCGCAGCAGCGACAAGGAACGCGCCGAGAACCTGATGATCGTCGACCTGCTGCGCAACGACCTGTCGCGCGTGGCCGAGGTCGGGTCGGTGCGCGTGCCCTCGCTGTTCGACCTGCACGCCCTGCCAACGGTCTGGCAGATGACGTCCACCGTCACCGCGCGCAGCCGGGCGGGCCTTCGCCTGAGCGAAGCGTTTGCGGCCCTGTTCCCGTGCGGCTCGGTCACCGGGGCCCCCAAGCGGCAGGCCATGCACCACATTGCCCGGCTCGAGCGCAGTGCCCGCGGCGTGTACTGTGGTGCCGTTGGCCTGATGCAGCCCGGCGGGCGGGTCACGTTCAATGTGCCCATCCGCACCGTGTGCCTGCACACGCCCCCACCGCCCGCGCCCTGGCGTGCCGAGTGCGGCATCGGCAGCGGCATCACGCTGGACGCCACCGGCCCCGGCGAGGTGCTTGAATGGCAGGCCAAACGTGGCTTTCTGTACCGCGCGGCACAGCCCTTCCAGCTGATCGAATCCCTGCGTCTCGAGGACGGACGACTGTGTCGGGTGGACCGCCACCTTGCGCGCCTGGCGGGCAGTGCCACGCATTTCGGCTGGCCTGCGCTGACCCCGGCGCAACGCCATGATCTGGATCACGCCCTGCGCCAGATTGCGCTTGCCCACCCCACTGGTGTGCACAAGGTCAGGCTGCTGCTGGGCCCCGACGGCCGCTTCAGCGTGGAAGCGGCTGCCCTTTCCGGTCCGGGCACACCCGGCGTCGAACCGGCATCCGTGCGCGTGGCGCTGGCCCGCACACCCATGCCCCCGGCGGACGACTTCATCCGTCACAAGACCACCCGACGCCAGGCCTACGCCGGCTTTGTGCCGCCGCCCGGTTGCTTCGACACCCTGCTGCACAACGAGGCGGGCCTGCTCACCGAATTCACGATCGGCAACCTCGCCCTGAAGCTGGGCGGAACCTGGTGCACCCCGCCGCTCGAGGCAGGCCTGCTGCCCGGCGTGATGCGCGCTGCGGCACTGGCCAGCGGCGAACTGCAGGAGCACCCGCTCCACCGCACCGACCTGCTGAAAGCAGGCGACGCAGCATTGCTCAACAGCGTGCGCGGGTGGGTTCCCGTCGACCTGACGGACCTCCAGCAGCAAGCCCGCCTGGCCGGCTGGGCTGCGCCAGCCTGA
- a CDS encoding fasciclin domain-containing protein, with amino-acid sequence MRHALRSITVRLGLATLLAAAAVAPASASTSVLQRYLQCKHTTLTEFPGTIVDAAVATPELSTLVNLVQAANLVGPLSGKGPLTVFAPTNAAFGKVPPALLNLIGSDVGLLTSVLTYHVTPGTADPRRSLLSSQVTTLQGQSLFLVYDGNGASVNQSVAACKGVKTTNGTVWIIDSVLLPQFR; translated from the coding sequence ATGCGTCACGCCCTCCGCTCGATCACGGTCCGCCTCGGTCTCGCCACCCTGCTGGCCGCCGCCGCTGTCGCGCCCGCCTCGGCGTCCACCTCCGTGCTGCAGCGCTACTTGCAATGCAAGCACACCACGTTGACGGAGTTCCCCGGCACCATCGTGGATGCGGCCGTCGCCACGCCCGAACTCAGCACGCTGGTCAACCTGGTTCAGGCCGCCAACCTCGTGGGCCCGCTGAGCGGCAAGGGCCCGCTGACGGTGTTCGCACCCACCAACGCCGCCTTCGGCAAGGTGCCGCCGGCGCTGCTCAACCTGATCGGCAGCGATGTCGGCCTCCTCACCAGCGTGCTGACCTACCACGTCACCCCGGGCACCGCAGACCCGCGCCGCAGCCTGCTGTCTAGCCAGGTCACCACGCTGCAGGGTCAGAGCCTGTTCCTGGTCTACGACGGCAACGGCGCCTCGGTGAACCAGTCGGTGGCGGCCTGCAAGGGCGTCAAGACCACGAACGGCACGGTGTGGATCATCGACAGCGTGCTGCTGCCCCAGTTCCGCTGA
- the gloA gene encoding lactoylglutathione lyase produces MRLLHTMLRVGDLQRSIDFYTQALGMTLLRTTDRPEQQYTLAFLGYGRNPEHAEIELTYNYGVSQYELGTAYGHIAIGVDNAAAVCDAVRAKTATLGGAVTREAGPIKGGTTVIAFITDPDGYKVELIERPEAANELNA; encoded by the coding sequence ATGCGACTGCTCCACACCATGCTGCGCGTCGGCGATCTGCAGCGATCGATCGACTTCTACACCCAGGCCCTGGGCATGACGCTGCTGCGGACCACCGATCGGCCTGAACAGCAGTACACGCTGGCCTTCCTGGGCTACGGGCGCAACCCCGAGCACGCCGAGATCGAGCTGACTTACAACTACGGCGTGAGCCAGTACGAACTGGGCACAGCCTATGGCCACATCGCCATCGGTGTGGACAACGCCGCCGCGGTCTGCGACGCTGTGCGCGCCAAGACGGCCACGCTGGGTGGCGCGGTCACGCGCGAAGCGGGCCCCATCAAGGGCGGCACCACCGTGATCGCGTTCATCACCGATCCCGATGGCTACAAGGTAGAGCTCATCGAGCGCCCCGAGGCGGCCAACGAGCTCAACGCCTGA
- a CDS encoding methyl-accepting chemotaxis protein, producing the protein MSTMSPHAPVPWSRDRVQDATEVRTPRAHPVRGFFQYHGIWAPGVRLFRSLGFRAKALIISAAFLVPLVVLGASYQWSHHLDLRFVEAERAGVAYAGPLLTLVESTTTLRQQARAAARGESAAALEPARMAVRKALEALSAQHAAHGALLGVTSRWKPLTDALTRAEAMPLSDAEAIFEAFNLALQQQFAMLDAVVDQSNLALDPEIASYYMMDAVMIAAPDLAATAGRLRGRLVTAVKRGGAQPEAVAEMDRDAQTLLRRMAQIETSLRKSSEAQASAALPVEALREPVASLVALAVDRVAGKPLPPDVNGVNRAGNAAVQAGFRLFHAGLPALDGLLAERERDLQRGVWAVSVLTTVCVVLAAYLLYCFYRVTRGGMDEVRHHLVAMTRGDLTTSPRPWGKDEAAALMNTMADMQRAMRGLVSEVRAAAQVIVESSSEIAAGSLDLSTRTERTAANLEESASSMEQMAATVQQTAAHAMTAAEMASGNADVATRGGAEIERVVHTMSEIHQSSSRIGDIIGVIDGIAFQTNILALNAAVEAARAGEQGRGFAVVAGEVRALARRSATAAHEIKQLIQDSVTRVTSGATVVQGAGTTMADIVANAQRMNGLLSDIATASREQSAGVAQVGRAVQDLDRVTQENAALVEQTAAAARALKHQAEALAHAVGNFRLP; encoded by the coding sequence ATGAGCACGATGTCCCCCCATGCCCCGGTGCCCTGGTCGCGCGACCGCGTTCAGGATGCCACCGAGGTTCGCACGCCACGCGCGCACCCCGTGCGCGGATTCTTCCAGTACCACGGCATCTGGGCGCCCGGCGTCAGGCTGTTCCGCAGCCTCGGTTTCCGGGCCAAGGCGCTGATCATTTCGGCGGCCTTCCTGGTGCCGCTGGTGGTGCTGGGCGCTTCCTACCAGTGGTCGCACCATCTGGATCTGCGGTTTGTGGAAGCCGAGCGGGCGGGCGTGGCGTACGCGGGTCCTTTGCTGACATTGGTGGAGTCGACCACGACGTTGCGACAGCAGGCGCGCGCCGCTGCGCGGGGTGAGTCAGCCGCCGCCCTGGAACCCGCCCGGATGGCGGTACGCAAGGCGCTGGAGGCCTTGTCGGCCCAGCACGCGGCGCATGGCGCCTTGCTGGGCGTGACATCACGCTGGAAGCCCCTGACCGATGCGCTGACCCGTGCTGAAGCGATGCCGCTGTCCGATGCAGAGGCGATCTTCGAAGCCTTCAACCTGGCCCTGCAGCAGCAGTTCGCGATGCTGGATGCGGTGGTGGACCAGTCGAATCTGGCGCTCGACCCGGAGATCGCGAGCTATTACATGATGGACGCGGTGATGATTGCCGCACCGGATCTGGCCGCCACGGCGGGGCGCCTGCGCGGGCGGCTCGTGACGGCCGTCAAGCGGGGCGGGGCCCAGCCCGAAGCGGTGGCCGAGATGGACCGCGACGCGCAGACCCTGCTGCGTCGCATGGCGCAGATCGAAACCTCGCTGCGCAAGTCCAGCGAAGCGCAGGCCAGCGCCGCCTTGCCCGTGGAGGCCCTCCGAGAGCCGGTTGCTTCGCTGGTTGCACTCGCCGTCGATCGGGTGGCGGGCAAGCCGCTGCCGCCGGATGTGAACGGGGTGAATCGGGCAGGCAACGCCGCTGTCCAGGCGGGCTTTCGGTTGTTCCATGCGGGGCTGCCCGCGCTCGATGGCCTGCTGGCGGAGCGCGAGCGCGATCTTCAGCGCGGGGTGTGGGCGGTCAGTGTGCTGACCACCGTGTGCGTCGTGCTGGCGGCCTACCTGCTGTATTGCTTCTACCGCGTCACGCGGGGCGGCATGGACGAGGTCCGTCACCACCTGGTTGCCATGACGCGCGGTGACCTGACCACCTCACCGCGCCCATGGGGCAAGGACGAGGCGGCGGCCTTGATGAACACCATGGCCGACATGCAGCGCGCGATGCGTGGCCTCGTCAGCGAGGTGCGCGCAGCGGCCCAGGTCATCGTGGAATCGAGCTCCGAGATCGCGGCTGGCTCGCTGGACCTGTCCACCCGCACGGAGCGCACGGCCGCCAACCTGGAAGAGTCGGCTTCGTCGATGGAGCAGATGGCCGCCACGGTGCAGCAGACCGCGGCCCATGCGATGACGGCTGCCGAGATGGCCTCGGGCAATGCCGATGTGGCCACCCGCGGCGGGGCCGAGATCGAACGCGTCGTGCACACGATGAGCGAAATCCATCAGTCTTCGTCTCGCATCGGCGACATCATCGGCGTGATCGACGGGATCGCCTTCCAAACCAACATCCTGGCGCTGAATGCCGCGGTGGAGGCCGCGAGGGCCGGCGAGCAGGGGCGCGGCTTTGCGGTGGTGGCCGGCGAGGTGCGCGCATTGGCCCGGCGCAGCGCGACGGCAGCTCACGAGATCAAGCAGTTGATTCAGGACAGCGTCACCCGCGTCACCAGTGGCGCGACCGTGGTACAGGGCGCGGGCACGACCATGGCCGACATCGTGGCCAACGCCCAGCGCATGAACGGCTTGCTGTCCGACATCGCGACCGCCTCACGCGAGCAGAGCGCGGGCGTGGCGCAGGTCGGGCGCGCGGTTCAGGACCTGGACCGCGTCACGCAGGAGAACGCAGCGCTGGTGGAGCAGACCGCGGCGGCCGCCCGGGCCCTCAAGCACCAGGCCGAGGCGCTGGCCCACGCGGTCGGCAACTTCCGCCTGCCGTGA
- the aroC gene encoding chorismate synthase has product MAGSTFGLLFTVTNFGESHGPAIGCVIDGCPPGMALSEADIQPDLDRRRPGTSRHVTQRNEPDAVEILSGVYEGRTTGAPIALLIRNTDQRSKDYGNILQTFRPGHADYTYWHKYGIRDPRGGGRSSARLTAPMVAAGAVAKKWLREQFGTEIRGCMTQLGELPIAFEDWAHVPNNPFFAANASQIEQLEAYMDELRKAGDSCGAKLIVEASGMPVGLGEPLFDKLDADIAYAMMGINAVKGVEIGAGFESVSQRGSVHGDELYAEGFGSNHAGGVLGGISTGQDLRVAIAIKPTSSIRTPRQSIDLAGQAATVETFGRHDPCVGIRATPIAEAMLALVLIDHALRHRAQCGDVRVDTPRIPAARY; this is encoded by the coding sequence ATGGCTGGCAGCACCTTCGGTCTCTTGTTCACGGTCACGAACTTCGGCGAATCGCATGGCCCGGCCATCGGTTGCGTCATCGACGGCTGCCCGCCGGGGATGGCTCTGTCCGAAGCGGACATCCAGCCCGACCTCGACCGCCGTCGCCCTGGGACCTCGCGCCATGTCACGCAGCGCAATGAGCCCGATGCCGTCGAGATCCTCAGTGGCGTCTACGAAGGGCGCACCACGGGCGCCCCGATTGCGCTGCTGATCCGCAACACCGACCAGCGCAGCAAGGACTACGGCAACATCCTGCAGACCTTCCGCCCCGGTCACGCCGACTACACCTACTGGCACAAGTACGGCATCCGCGATCCGCGCGGCGGCGGTCGCTCGTCGGCCCGGCTGACGGCCCCGATGGTGGCGGCGGGGGCGGTGGCCAAGAAGTGGCTGCGCGAGCAGTTCGGCACCGAGATCCGCGGCTGCATGACGCAGCTGGGAGAGCTGCCGATCGCGTTCGAGGACTGGGCGCACGTGCCGAACAACCCGTTCTTTGCGGCCAACGCGAGCCAGATCGAGCAGCTCGAGGCCTACATGGACGAACTGCGCAAGGCAGGCGATTCCTGCGGCGCGAAGCTGATCGTCGAGGCGTCCGGCATGCCGGTGGGCCTGGGCGAGCCGTTGTTCGACAAGCTCGATGCCGACATTGCCTACGCGATGATGGGCATCAATGCGGTCAAGGGTGTCGAGATCGGTGCGGGATTCGAGAGCGTCAGCCAGCGCGGTTCGGTGCATGGCGACGAGCTGTACGCCGAGGGCTTCGGCTCGAACCACGCCGGCGGCGTGCTGGGTGGCATTTCGACCGGCCAGGATCTCCGCGTGGCCATCGCCATCAAGCCAACCAGCTCGATCCGCACGCCGCGCCAGTCGATCGATCTGGCGGGGCAGGCTGCCACGGTGGAGACCTTCGGGCGCCATGACCCGTGCGTGGGCATCCGTGCCACGCCGATTGCCGAAGCGATGCTGGCCCTGGTTCTGATCGATCACGCGCTGCGCCACCGTGCCCAGTGCGGCGACGTGCGGGTGGACACGCCCCGCATCCCGGCCGCACGGTATTGA
- a CDS encoding CBS domain-containing protein has protein sequence MKVSDILRVKGSTLFTVQPDQPLSEAASTMAERDIGSLVVMEHGDLVGMLTFREVIQGTVRNGGSFGTLLVRSVMDDHPLTCTPDTEIDEVRRMMLNRHARYMPVMTQKTLMGVISFYDVAKAVVDGQDFENRMLKAYIRDWPVEEEGAAERPALL, from the coding sequence ATGAAAGTCAGCGACATCCTGCGCGTCAAGGGCAGCACCCTGTTCACCGTGCAGCCGGATCAACCTCTGAGTGAAGCCGCCTCCACGATGGCAGAACGTGATATCGGTTCGCTGGTGGTGATGGAGCACGGGGATCTGGTCGGCATGTTGACCTTCCGTGAGGTGATCCAGGGCACCGTCCGCAATGGCGGGAGCTTCGGCACGCTGCTGGTGCGCTCGGTGATGGACGACCATCCGCTGACCTGCACGCCGGACACCGAGATCGACGAGGTGCGCCGCATGATGCTGAACCGCCATGCTCGCTACATGCCCGTGATGACACAGAAGACCCTGATGGGTGTGATCTCGTTCTACGACGTGGCCAAGGCCGTGGTGGACGGGCAGGACTTCGAGAACCGCATGCTCAAGGCCTACATCCGCGACTGGCCGGTGGAAGAAGAGGGCGCGGCAGAGCGCCCGGCGCTGCTCTGA
- a CDS encoding YihY family inner membrane protein translates to MNVLRTARRASLSRWRRFVQMLIQWPWGQTYETLRHRFREDRLGLTAGSLTFTTTIALVPLFTVMLALFSAFPVFARFRKVLEQQVLAGLVPDMIAKPVLLTLTKFAAKASQLGGLGLVALGFTAMALMLTIDHTLNGIWRVRRPRPIAQRVLVYWAALTLGPLVAAVSLSVTSYVLSASRGLVADLPGGLSLMLTGIVFLLQTAGFAALYRFVPNTFVRWSHAWSGALFASVGLELAQKALAFYLAQVPVYSTVYGAFAAMPIFLIWIYLSWLIVLMGAVVAAYMPSLLSQAKRWPDTPGQRFALALAVLAALRAARCTQARGLTAEAVAEQLRTDPLQTEPVLDLLVTLDWVGRLADEDDTGGRYTLLCDPTTTPLNPLLGALLLRPDGFTIGFWHAARLDAIMVADALPA, encoded by the coding sequence ATGAATGTGTTGCGGACCGCCCGGCGGGCCAGCCTGTCGCGCTGGCGCCGGTTTGTACAGATGCTGATCCAGTGGCCCTGGGGGCAGACCTACGAGACCCTGCGCCACCGGTTTCGCGAGGATCGCCTGGGGCTCACCGCCGGCAGCCTGACCTTCACGACCACGATCGCGCTGGTGCCCTTGTTCACGGTGATGCTGGCCCTGTTCAGCGCGTTTCCGGTGTTTGCGCGGTTCCGCAAGGTGCTGGAGCAGCAGGTGCTGGCCGGGCTGGTGCCCGACATGATCGCCAAACCGGTGTTGCTGACGCTGACCAAGTTCGCGGCCAAGGCGAGCCAGCTCGGGGGCCTGGGCCTGGTGGCGCTGGGCTTCACGGCGATGGCGCTGATGCTGACCATCGACCACACGCTCAACGGCATCTGGCGTGTGCGGCGCCCCCGGCCCATCGCGCAGCGGGTGCTGGTGTACTGGGCGGCGCTGACGCTCGGGCCGCTGGTGGCCGCCGTCAGCCTGTCCGTGACCTCCTACGTGCTGTCGGCGTCTCGCGGGCTGGTGGCTGACCTGCCGGGCGGCCTGAGCCTGATGCTGACGGGCATCGTCTTCCTGCTGCAGACCGCTGGCTTTGCCGCGCTGTACCGCTTCGTGCCGAATACCTTCGTGCGCTGGTCCCATGCCTGGAGCGGCGCGCTCTTTGCCTCCGTGGGTCTCGAGTTGGCGCAAAAGGCGCTGGCCTTCTACCTCGCGCAGGTGCCGGTGTATTCGACGGTCTATGGCGCATTCGCGGCCATGCCCATCTTCCTGATCTGGATCTACCTCAGCTGGCTCATCGTGCTGATGGGGGCGGTGGTGGCGGCCTACATGCCCAGTCTGCTCTCTCAGGCCAAGCGGTGGCCCGACACGCCAGGGCAGCGGTTCGCCCTGGCCCTGGCCGTGCTGGCCGCGCTGCGGGCCGCGCGATGCACCCAGGCCCGTGGGCTGACGGCCGAGGCCGTGGCAGAGCAATTGCGGACCGACCCGCTCCAGACCGAACCCGTGCTGGATCTGCTGGTGACGCTGGACTGGGTAGGCCGGCTGGCCGACGAGGACGACACGGGGGGACGCTACACCCTGCTGTGCGACCCGACCACGACGCCGCTGAACCCCTTGCTGGGCGCCTTGCTGCTGCGGCCCGATGGGTTCACGATCGGGTTCTGGCATGCGGCCCGGCTCGACGCCATCATGGTGGCTGACGCGCTGCCGGCCTGA
- a CDS encoding DUF2069 domain-containing protein: MEALRRVNLAALLGLIALGVAWELWLAPLQGGSGGALALKVVPLTFGIAGLLKHRLYTCRWLSLLVWLYFTEGVVRAAGDTGLSQQLAFVEVALSVVLFIGCAAYVRLRLRVLPPKEKGARRSAAD, encoded by the coding sequence ATCGAGGCGCTGCGTCGCGTCAACCTCGCCGCGCTGCTGGGTCTCATCGCACTTGGCGTGGCGTGGGAGTTGTGGCTTGCACCGCTGCAGGGCGGCAGCGGCGGCGCGCTGGCCTTGAAGGTGGTGCCGCTCACGTTCGGCATCGCCGGCCTGCTCAAGCACCGGCTCTACACCTGCCGCTGGCTGTCGTTGCTGGTGTGGCTCTACTTCACCGAGGGCGTGGTGCGTGCTGCGGGCGACACGGGCTTGTCGCAGCAACTGGCTTTTGTTGAAGTGGCCCTCAGCGTGGTGCTGTTCATCGGCTGCGCGGCTTACGTGCGCCTGCGTCTGCGCGTGCTGCCCCCGAAGGAAAAGGGCGCCCGCCGCAGCGCCGCCGACTGA
- a CDS encoding FAD-binding oxidoreductase, whose product MPDTSDALVAALRQALGATAVLTSEAQADEHARYLSDWRQRYHGRARAIARPASTEEVATVVRLCAQHGVTIVPQGGNTGLVGGGVPDASGLQVVLSLSRLNRVLAVDAANLSMTVQAGCTLAQVQDAAAAAGLLFPLSLASEGTCTIGGNLATNAGGTQVLRYGTARELCLGLEVVTAHGEVLDALSSLRKNNTGYALRDLFIGSEGTLGIITAASLRLHPRPKGLCTALVACADMGAAVTLLQAARRDLDAGLTAFEVMEALPLSLVARHLPDAAHPIAPFNADPTSVPPPWLVLMEHTSSVSDTHAAESLQGWLDEVLTTGLAQNAALAHNEHQRRAMWGLRESIPLAEKTEGLMVKHDIGMPTSAVPAFVEEAGRAIAQRWPDARVVCFGHLGDGNLHYNVQPPALARSGPALAIFEGEVNALVFGLVMARGGTLSAEHGIGALRRDELARRADPVALATMKALKQTLDPTGLLNPGRVI is encoded by the coding sequence ATGCCCGACACGTCTGACGCCCTGGTTGCCGCGCTGCGTCAAGCGCTGGGCGCAACGGCCGTCCTTACCTCAGAGGCGCAAGCGGACGAACACGCGCGTTATCTGAGCGACTGGCGGCAGCGCTACCACGGTCGCGCCCGGGCCATCGCCCGCCCAGCCAGCACCGAAGAGGTGGCCACGGTCGTCCGCCTGTGTGCGCAGCACGGCGTCACCATCGTGCCCCAGGGGGGCAACACCGGGCTGGTGGGCGGCGGCGTGCCCGACGCATCGGGTCTGCAGGTGGTGCTTTCGCTGAGCCGCTTGAACCGCGTGCTGGCGGTCGACGCCGCCAACCTGTCGATGACGGTTCAGGCCGGCTGCACCCTCGCGCAGGTCCAGGACGCTGCAGCGGCCGCCGGGCTTCTGTTTCCGCTCAGTCTGGCCTCTGAAGGCACCTGCACCATTGGCGGCAACCTCGCCACCAATGCCGGCGGCACCCAGGTGCTGCGTTACGGCACGGCACGCGAGCTGTGCCTGGGCCTCGAGGTGGTGACAGCACACGGCGAGGTGCTCGACGCCCTCAGCAGCCTGCGCAAGAACAACACCGGCTACGCCCTGCGTGACCTCTTCATCGGCAGCGAAGGCACGCTCGGCATCATCACGGCGGCCAGCCTGCGGCTGCATCCGCGCCCGAAGGGCCTGTGCACGGCCCTGGTGGCCTGCGCCGACATGGGCGCGGCGGTGACGTTGCTGCAGGCCGCACGCCGCGACTTGGATGCGGGGCTCACCGCATTCGAGGTCATGGAAGCGCTGCCGCTGTCGCTGGTGGCACGACACCTGCCCGACGCCGCTCACCCTATTGCGCCGTTCAACGCGGACCCCACAAGCGTGCCGCCACCGTGGCTCGTGTTGATGGAACACACCAGCAGTGTGTCGGACACCCACGCCGCAGAAAGCCTGCAGGGCTGGCTCGACGAGGTGCTCACGACCGGCCTGGCGCAGAACGCCGCGCTGGCGCACAACGAGCACCAACGCAGGGCCATGTGGGGCCTGCGTGAGAGCATCCCGCTCGCCGAAAAGACAGAAGGCCTGATGGTCAAGCACGACATCGGCATGCCCACCTCGGCCGTACCGGCCTTCGTCGAAGAGGCCGGCCGGGCCATCGCACAACGCTGGCCGGACGCGCGGGTCGTCTGCTTCGGCCACCTGGGCGACGGCAACCTGCACTACAACGTGCAGCCGCCTGCCTTGGCGCGCAGCGGCCCTGCCCTCGCGATCTTTGAGGGCGAGGTCAACGCCCTGGTGTTCGGGCTGGTGATGGCGCGGGGCGGCACACTGTCGGCCGAACACGGCATCGGCGCGCTTCGCCGTGATGAACTGGCACGCCGCGCCGACCCAGTGGCGCTCGCCACCATGAAGGCCCTCAAGCAAACCCTCGACCCGACCGGTCTTCTGAATCCCGGCCGGGTGATCTGA
- a CDS encoding PEP-CTERM sorting domain-containing protein: MIKHAFLSAALLSATLSAHAVTMTGMSLQGNALAGFYSPDGELSLDLNLANQRPATLVFTVEATDPAELKFDAVLANLSGFNWSLVTLTLDKGVSFGSVGTVQTTFAPGSVLSRAGGIAQITLAQPGEGYGLEIGDVFGNAGTADWTLQLNGLKVGQQFSLTVSAVPEPESVALMLAGLGVIGAVRALRRA; the protein is encoded by the coding sequence ATGATCAAGCACGCTTTCCTGTCGGCGGCCCTGCTGTCGGCGACCCTGTCCGCACATGCGGTGACGATGACCGGCATGTCGCTCCAGGGCAATGCCCTGGCCGGCTTCTACTCGCCCGATGGCGAGCTGAGCCTGGACCTCAACCTGGCCAACCAGCGTCCTGCCACGCTGGTCTTCACGGTGGAGGCGACGGACCCCGCCGAGCTGAAGTTCGATGCCGTGCTGGCCAACCTGAGCGGCTTCAACTGGTCGCTCGTGACGCTGACGCTGGACAAGGGCGTGAGCTTCGGTTCGGTCGGTACCGTGCAGACCACATTTGCACCGGGCTCGGTGCTGTCGCGCGCGGGCGGCATCGCGCAGATCACACTGGCCCAGCCCGGCGAAGGCTATGGTCTTGAGATCGGTGACGTGTTCGGCAATGCCGGCACCGCCGACTGGACGCTTCAGCTCAACGGCCTGAAGGTGGGGCAGCAGTTCTCGCTGACGGTTTCTGCGGTGCCGGAGCCCGAATCGGTTGCCTTGATGCTGGCGGGTCTTGGTGTGATCGGCGCGGTGCGCGCACTTCGTCGCGCCTGA